From Chryseobacterium joostei, the proteins below share one genomic window:
- a CDS encoding ABC transporter ATP-binding protein yields the protein MIYGTLFLTFLGALAAQVNPIVLKYTVDEVTKLTHLPHPMTEGIHILIIISIILLGKELLNIFINFGQKFYGEKIRINVSSVLAQSAIDKILTYKVAYFNDENHESGKLQIRIDRGIESLTKLVQNFFIDILPLFSNAIIALIIMYMQNVYVGAVSTIIVPIYFYISSLQAKKLGGVRRQLRNQREKKTSGLLNLINSIMVIKSFVREKFEGKKQYDLQMQLMESQMFTRKINFIYDGLKTFIEQFGVVLIILLTVYLVLDQQMTIGAIMLHIMLFNNVSAPIRQLHRIYDDMNDAMIYAEGYFDILNADNETEQNGNFVEKEIKGTFELKDVDFTYPNGTKALHNVSMKIENGKTTALVGLSGAGKSTVINLLCKFYLPDSGEIVLDNVNLNEYDNTFLRSDLGLVLQKNHIFQGSIEDNIRYGDMNADFGQIQEAAKKAYLHDQILDLPDGYKHDATQLSGGQQQRIAIARLFLKNPPIIFLDEPTASLDAIATEQIKNSLDAIKEGRTVVIISHSLSQILDSDTIYVMKKGRVVESGTHDELYTKDGTYREIFDASARSLNLDKLVNTLKDN from the coding sequence ATGATCTATGGAACATTGTTTCTTACTTTTCTTGGAGCTTTAGCGGCACAGGTAAACCCGATTGTTCTGAAGTATACTGTGGATGAGGTTACCAAGCTTACGCATCTTCCACATCCGATGACAGAGGGAATTCATATTCTGATCATCATCTCCATTATCTTACTGGGAAAAGAACTGTTAAATATTTTTATCAACTTCGGACAGAAATTTTATGGAGAGAAAATAAGGATCAATGTCAGTTCGGTATTGGCTCAATCAGCAATTGATAAGATTTTGACTTATAAAGTTGCTTATTTTAATGATGAAAACCATGAATCCGGAAAGCTGCAGATCAGAATTGATCGTGGTATTGAAAGCCTAACAAAGTTGGTTCAAAATTTTTTCATTGATATTCTTCCGCTTTTCTCCAATGCCATTATTGCACTGATCATCATGTATATGCAAAATGTATATGTAGGAGCCGTTTCCACCATCATTGTTCCCATTTATTTTTATATAAGTTCTTTACAGGCTAAAAAATTAGGTGGAGTACGTCGCCAGTTAAGAAATCAAAGAGAGAAGAAAACTTCAGGTCTTTTAAACCTCATCAATTCTATCATGGTGATTAAAAGTTTTGTCCGTGAAAAATTTGAGGGCAAAAAACAATATGATCTGCAGATGCAGTTGATGGAAAGCCAAATGTTCACCAGGAAAATCAATTTTATTTATGATGGATTAAAGACGTTTATTGAACAGTTTGGAGTGGTTTTAATCATTCTTTTGACCGTTTATCTGGTGCTTGATCAGCAGATGACAATTGGAGCAATCATGCTTCATATTATGCTTTTTAATAATGTTTCAGCGCCAATTCGCCAGTTGCACAGGATTTATGATGACATGAATGATGCCATGATCTATGCTGAAGGGTATTTTGATATCCTCAACGCAGATAATGAAACCGAGCAGAACGGAAACTTTGTAGAAAAAGAAATCAAGGGGACTTTTGAACTTAAAGATGTAGATTTTACTTATCCCAACGGAACAAAAGCGCTTCATAATGTTTCCATGAAAATTGAAAATGGGAAAACAACAGCATTGGTAGGATTGAGCGGAGCAGGGAAATCAACAGTCATCAATCTTTTATGTAAATTCTATCTTCCCGATTCCGGAGAAATTGTATTGGATAATGTCAACCTTAATGAATATGATAATACTTTTCTAAGAAGTGATCTTGGGCTTGTGCTTCAGAAGAATCATATCTTTCAGGGAAGTATTGAAGATAATATCCGTTACGGGGATATGAATGCGGACTTTGGGCAAATTCAGGAAGCCGCAAAAAAAGCATATCTGCATGATCAGATCCTGGATCTTCCTGATGGATATAAGCATGATGCAACCCAGCTTTCGGGAGGACAACAACAGAGAATTGCCATTGCTAGATTGTTTCTAAAGAATCCTCCCATCATCTTTTTGGATGAGCCTACGGCAAGTTTGGATGCCATTGCCACAGAACAGATAAAGAATTCTCTGGATGCCATAAAAGAGGGAAGAACAGTTGTTATTATTTCACACTCTTTATCCCAGATTTTAGACTCAGATACCATCTATGTTATGAAAAAAGGAAGAGTGGTAGAGAGCGGAACCCATGATGAACTTTATACTAAGGATGGTACTTATCGTGAAATTTTTGACGCCTCTGCACGCAGTTTAAATCTTGATAAACTGGTGAATACTCTGAAAGATAATTAA
- the hmpA gene encoding NO-inducible flavohemoprotein codes for MNNEQKALVKATVPVLKTNGTDLTKHFYTRMFTHNPELKNIFNMSNQASGKQQNALAGAVLAYAEQIENPEVLINVLRSIGNKHVSLNISPEQYDIVGLHLISSIKEVLGEAANDELIEAWTQAYNELAQIMISIENEIYQSTLQKDGGWKGWRAFVITDIVEESSEIKSFYLSPKDNKAIADYLPGQYISVKTFIPALGHEQPRQYSLSSAFNPKYYRISVKREKNIQHLPDGVVSNVLHQKKIGDEIWVSAPAGVFYANPVSEDPLVLISGGVGVTPLLSMLETKKNTLQNNTVVWLHSCRDENVHAFKDHVNHLNTNNQWLTTHIFYETIENDSHFAKKGRIDLHEIKEEILIDKAKYYICGPEAFIKAQYNSLLQLGIAKEDILYEEFGPQLLHLN; via the coding sequence ATGAATAACGAACAAAAAGCACTTGTAAAAGCAACAGTACCCGTTTTAAAAACAAATGGAACAGATTTAACAAAACATTTTTACACAAGAATGTTTACACACAACCCTGAGCTGAAAAATATTTTCAACATGAGTAATCAGGCAAGTGGGAAGCAACAAAATGCTTTAGCCGGAGCCGTATTAGCCTATGCAGAACAAATTGAAAATCCTGAAGTTCTAATTAATGTTTTAAGATCTATCGGAAATAAGCATGTAAGTCTAAATATCAGTCCGGAACAATATGATATCGTTGGGCTTCATTTGATTTCTTCAATAAAAGAGGTTCTGGGAGAAGCTGCAAATGATGAACTTATAGAAGCATGGACACAAGCCTATAATGAATTGGCTCAAATAATGATTTCTATTGAAAACGAAATTTACCAATCTACTTTACAAAAAGACGGAGGATGGAAAGGATGGAGAGCATTTGTAATTACAGATATTGTAGAAGAGAGCAGTGAAATTAAATCATTCTATCTAAGTCCTAAGGATAACAAAGCCATTGCAGACTATCTTCCGGGGCAATATATTTCAGTGAAAACATTTATTCCCGCATTAGGGCATGAGCAACCAAGACAATACAGTTTATCGTCAGCTTTCAACCCTAAATATTACAGAATATCTGTGAAGAGAGAAAAAAACATTCAACATTTGCCTGATGGGGTTGTTTCTAATGTATTGCATCAAAAAAAGATAGGTGATGAAATATGGGTCAGCGCTCCGGCCGGTGTTTTCTATGCCAATCCAGTATCTGAAGATCCGTTAGTATTAATAAGCGGTGGTGTAGGTGTAACTCCCTTGCTGAGTATGCTGGAAACTAAAAAGAATACGTTGCAGAATAACACGGTAGTCTGGCTTCATAGCTGTAGAGATGAAAATGTACATGCATTTAAAGATCATGTGAATCATCTCAATACGAACAATCAATGGCTTACCACCCATATTTTTTATGAAACTATTGAAAATGATTCCCATTTTGCCAAAAAAGGAAGAATAGACCTACATGAAATTAAAGAGGAAATTCTTATTGATAAGGCAAAGTATTATATTTGTGGACCCGAAGCATTTATAAAAGCTCAATATAATTCTTTACTACAGCTAGGCATTGCCAAAGAAGATATTCTCTATGAAGAATTTGGGCCACAACTGCTTCATCTAAATTAA
- a CDS encoding Rrf2 family transcriptional regulator — protein MKLNHFTDYSLRVLIYLNQNDKTSSCSLDELSGKLDILRNHLIKVVQFLAQKDLVITKRGKNGGITISEKANKTGLGSLIHLLEQDDSPIINCFAKSCVFVSYDCKLKSFLDTAYQAFIDSMNQHYLSDLAFNNWEIIFANQKNAANHT, from the coding sequence ATGAAACTGAACCACTTTACCGACTATAGTTTACGGGTATTAATCTATCTAAATCAAAATGATAAGACTTCCTCATGTTCTTTGGACGAATTGTCCGGAAAACTGGATATACTCCGTAATCACCTTATTAAAGTGGTTCAGTTTCTAGCTCAAAAAGACTTAGTCATAACAAAAAGAGGAAAAAATGGTGGAATTACAATTTCTGAAAAAGCTAATAAAACAGGATTAGGGAGCCTCATTCATTTATTGGAACAAGATGACAGCCCTATTATCAATTGCTTTGCAAAATCTTGTGTGTTTGTCTCCTATGATTGTAAACTAAAATCATTTTTAGACACTGCCTACCAAGCTTTTATCGACAGTATGAACCAGCATTATTTATCTGACCTCGCTTTTAATAATTGGGAAATTATTTTTGCCAATCAAAAAAATGCAGCAAACCATACTTAA
- the hemB gene encoding porphobilinogen synthase, translated as MIHSRNRRLRVNESIRSLVRENVLTTDDFVMPIFVMEGENKQEAIPSMPGIFRRSIDLTVKECKELFSLGVKAVNLYMKVSEHLKDNTGKEAWNKDGLMQNTIKAIKDAVPGMIVMPDVALDPYSIYGHDGIIENGKIVNDATNDALARMSVSHAEAGADLVAPSDMMDGRVLVIREALEESGFADVGIVSYAAKYASSFYGPFRSALDSAPTDDMEIPKDKKTYQMDFHNSREALNEVYKDIEEGADVIMIKPGLPYLDIVSKVREAIDLPIAVYNVSGEYAMVKAAAQNGWLDNDKTIIESLTCFKRAGADMIFTYFAKEAAMILNK; from the coding sequence ATGATACATTCAAGAAATAGAAGACTTAGAGTTAATGAATCTATCAGAAGTTTGGTAAGAGAAAATGTACTTACAACTGATGATTTTGTAATGCCGATCTTCGTAATGGAGGGCGAAAACAAGCAGGAAGCGATCCCGTCTATGCCGGGAATTTTTAGGCGAAGTATAGATTTAACAGTGAAGGAATGTAAGGAATTATTTTCTTTAGGCGTAAAAGCTGTCAATTTGTACATGAAAGTGTCAGAACACTTGAAAGACAATACAGGAAAAGAGGCGTGGAACAAAGATGGATTGATGCAGAACACGATCAAGGCGATTAAAGATGCAGTACCAGGAATGATTGTGATGCCGGATGTAGCCCTGGACCCTTATTCAATATACGGACATGACGGAATTATTGAAAACGGAAAAATTGTAAATGATGCTACCAATGATGCTTTGGCAAGAATGTCGGTATCTCATGCAGAAGCAGGAGCAGACCTTGTGGCGCCAAGTGACATGATGGATGGCAGAGTATTGGTGATCCGTGAGGCATTAGAGGAAAGTGGATTTGCAGACGTGGGTATTGTAAGCTATGCTGCCAAATATGCAAGTTCTTTCTATGGACCTTTCAGAAGTGCTTTAGATAGTGCTCCAACGGATGACATGGAAATCCCAAAGGATAAAAAGACTTACCAAATGGATTTTCACAATTCCCGTGAAGCATTGAACGAAGTGTACAAGGATATTGAGGAAGGTGCTGATGTCATCATGATCAAACCAGGGCTTCCTTATCTGGATATTGTTTCCAAAGTGCGTGAAGCCATTGATCTTCCTATTGCTGTTTATAACGTAAGTGGTGAATATGCTATGGTGAAGGCTGCTGCTCAGAACGGTTGGCTGGATAATGATAAAACCATCATTGAAAGTCTTACTTGTTTCAAAAGAGCAGGGGCAGATATGATCTTTACTTATTTTGCTAAGGAAGCTGCAATGATTTTAAATAAATAA
- a CDS encoding helix-turn-helix transcriptional regulator: protein MNDHYLKKLDRVTAILTQLQSKSVVRAQDLAEKFDVSIRTIYRDVKTLENAGIPIVGEAGNGYSLMDGYKLPPVMFTKEEVLSFITAEKLMQKFSHQSLGNHYQTAMEKVRSVLRYSDKNLIQNIEKQIDVFNVHTQKEDSLKNVIPIILESIAEKTQLSIEYQTVDSKVTTRTIEAVGIFFEFNFWYIMAYCTLRKDFRQFRVDRILQISKTLVPFLQEYGQINDYRKSHGNKVRAKLLVDKKIMSHLVNSKKYYGLIEEVETDDGVELTFETEWIEGGFPRWVITFADYATVLEPESLRTKLNELLVKMTERHQ, encoded by the coding sequence ATGAACGATCACTATCTTAAAAAACTCGACCGGGTAACGGCTATTCTTACCCAGCTTCAGTCTAAGTCTGTTGTAAGGGCACAGGATCTGGCTGAGAAGTTCGATGTCAGCATCAGAACCATTTACCGTGATGTAAAAACGCTGGAAAACGCCGGGATTCCAATTGTAGGAGAAGCCGGAAATGGCTATTCATTAATGGATGGCTACAAGCTTCCGCCCGTGATGTTCACGAAAGAAGAAGTTTTGAGTTTCATTACTGCTGAAAAACTTATGCAGAAATTTTCCCATCAAAGCTTGGGAAATCACTATCAGACAGCAATGGAAAAGGTACGTTCTGTATTACGATATTCAGATAAAAACCTGATTCAGAATATTGAAAAACAGATTGATGTTTTTAATGTTCATACCCAGAAAGAAGATTCCCTGAAAAATGTAATTCCTATTATTTTAGAAAGCATTGCAGAGAAAACCCAGTTGAGTATCGAATATCAAACGGTAGATTCAAAGGTGACCACCAGAACCATTGAAGCGGTTGGGATTTTCTTTGAATTTAATTTTTGGTATATCATGGCCTATTGTACCCTGAGAAAAGATTTCAGACAGTTTCGGGTAGACCGGATTTTACAGATTTCCAAGACACTGGTTCCTTTTTTACAGGAATATGGACAGATTAATGATTACAGAAAATCACATGGAAATAAGGTAAGGGCAAAGCTTTTAGTAGATAAAAAAATAATGTCTCATCTGGTGAATTCTAAAAAGTATTATGGATTAATTGAAGAGGTAGAGACAGATGATGGTGTAGAACTGACTTTTGAAACAGAATGGATTGAGGGTGGATTTCCACGATGGGTCATCACTTTTGCAGATTATGCTACCGTTCTAGAGCCCGAAAGTCTTCGTACAAAACTGAATGAACTGCTTGTGAAAATGACGGAGAGACATCAATAA
- a CDS encoding DinB family protein, translating into MTTTATATQQFMSTEQLLKHWQGHRNLTRRVIEAFPEKELFEFSVGGMRPFAKLAVELISIGGTALKGIVDNNMEAYTEEGFNPKTKEEILKKWDEETGVINHYFNQISEERFQETFNLFGQYEFPVYENILYFVDNEIHHRGQGYVYLRALGIEPPFFWERF; encoded by the coding sequence ATGACAACTACAGCTACAGCCACACAACAATTCATGTCAACCGAGCAATTATTAAAGCATTGGCAAGGACATAGAAACTTGACAAGAAGGGTAATCGAAGCATTTCCGGAAAAAGAATTATTTGAATTTTCAGTTGGGGGTATGAGGCCTTTTGCTAAGTTAGCAGTAGAGCTTATCAGCATTGGAGGTACTGCTTTAAAGGGAATTGTTGACAACAATATGGAAGCTTATACTGAAGAAGGTTTTAATCCAAAAACAAAGGAGGAAATTTTAAAAAAATGGGACGAAGAAACAGGGGTTATCAATCACTACTTCAACCAGATTTCTGAGGAGCGTTTCCAGGAAACTTTCAACCTATTTGGTCAGTATGAATTTCCGGTATATGAAAACATTCTTTATTTTGTAGACAACGAAATCCACCACCGTGGACAAGGATATGTTTATCTGAGAGCTTTAGGAATTGAACCTCCTTTCTTCTGGGAGAGATTCTAA
- a CDS encoding tetratricopeptide repeat protein: protein MRKLFLLLVLSSNLFFAQSSLNDFEQGNQLLSENKFSDAESLFHKALKEEPDNLDFKSQLVLALINQNKNDEAEKNIIEILKKNSLFPPALWYGGLNNFQKNVPDFRQAISYFERFYNVVDENSNQYFAVNFYIGKSYQNLLYTDGLSYDEVSRMLETYKKYMDIETDTEVTNKIAGFIKTIEENRPGENVKKWVITRTQRTKNE, encoded by the coding sequence ATGAGAAAGCTCTTTTTATTATTAGTTTTATCTTCCAATTTATTTTTCGCTCAAAGTAGTTTAAATGATTTTGAACAAGGAAACCAACTTTTATCAGAAAATAAGTTTTCTGACGCAGAAAGTTTATTTCATAAAGCATTAAAAGAGGAGCCAGATAATTTAGATTTTAAATCACAATTGGTACTAGCTTTAATCAATCAAAATAAAAATGATGAGGCAGAAAAGAATATTATTGAAATTTTGAAAAAAAACTCATTATTTCCTCCTGCACTTTGGTATGGAGGCTTGAACAATTTTCAAAAAAATGTACCAGATTTTAGACAGGCAATTTCATATTTTGAAAGATTTTATAACGTAGTTGATGAGAATTCAAATCAGTATTTTGCTGTTAACTTTTATATTGGGAAATCCTATCAAAATTTATTATATACAGATGGACTTTCATATGATGAAGTAAGCAGAATGTTAGAAACTTATAAAAAATATATGGATATTGAAACAGATACTGAAGTTACAAATAAAATTGCTGGTTTTATAAAAACAATAGAAGAGAACAGACCTGGTGAAAATGTTAAAAAATGGGTTATTACAAGAACTCAACGTACTAAAAATGAATAA
- a CDS encoding cob(I)yrinic acid a,c-diamide adenosyltransferase, which translates to MKIYTKTGDKGQTALYGGTRVSKASARVDSYGNIDELNSFIGIAKSHIEDEEVLKQLKKIQFDLFTVGSEAATPADKLMLANGKSRLPIIISETEIEELEQWMDAFEVKLEPLQYFILPGGGKPATFLHAARTICRRAERSLVFLNEAEEVRPELIKYLNRLSDYLFVLARYISKVNNEPEEYWNPNER; encoded by the coding sequence ATGAAAATTTATACAAAGACAGGAGATAAAGGTCAGACTGCATTATATGGTGGAACAAGAGTTTCCAAGGCCAGTGCAAGAGTTGACAGCTATGGAAATATAGACGAGCTGAATTCATTCATCGGAATTGCTAAAAGTCATATTGAAGATGAAGAAGTTTTGAAGCAACTGAAGAAAATACAGTTTGATTTATTCACGGTAGGTTCTGAAGCAGCAACACCAGCGGATAAATTGATGTTGGCTAACGGAAAATCACGTCTTCCCATCATTATCTCAGAAACAGAAATTGAAGAATTGGAGCAGTGGATGGATGCCTTTGAGGTAAAGCTGGAACCCCTTCAATATTTTATTCTTCCGGGTGGTGGAAAACCTGCAACATTTCTACATGCTGCAAGAACAATCTGCAGAAGAGCAGAACGTTCATTGGTATTCCTTAACGAGGCAGAAGAAGTACGTCCGGAATTAATTAAATATTTAAACAGACTATCAGATTATCTTTTTGTACTAGCAAGATATATTTCAAAAGTAAATAACGAACCGGAAGAATACTGGAACCCGAATGAGAGGTAG
- a CDS encoding T9SS type A sorting domain-containing protein, with protein sequence MKKLLLLILFAGTFVGFSNNLQAQLREPNSTTQKADDGVLLAYPNPAKDFLIIKAKDSSLRIKSVTFYSILGMQVANYTVNMNSGEINIEKLKPGKYMIRYILSDNTQKVTQIVKQ encoded by the coding sequence ATGAAAAAACTTTTACTTTTAATTCTATTCGCAGGCACTTTTGTTGGATTTTCCAACAATTTACAAGCTCAGCTTAGAGAGCCCAACTCCACCACTCAAAAGGCGGATGATGGTGTGTTGCTTGCCTATCCAAATCCTGCAAAGGATTTCCTTATTATTAAGGCAAAAGATTCTTCTTTAAGAATCAAAAGTGTGACTTTTTATTCTATTTTGGGTATGCAGGTCGCTAATTATACTGTAAATATGAATTCCGGTGAGATTAATATTGAAAAATTGAAACCCGGGAAATACATGATTCGTTATATCTTAAGTGACAATACACAGAAGGTTACCCAAATCGTGAAACAATAA
- a CDS encoding TonB-dependent receptor plug domain-containing protein, with translation MKNKLFKKKIYALVLSGAGTIAYAQETVKENNIDEVVVTTGRTKPRTIITSAIPIDNISAVQLKSTGQVTFDKALTYAVPSFNSSQQTVSDATAHFDPADLRGLGPSRTLVLVNGKRKNQSALIYVNDTPGKGEVGTDLKSIPSAALQNVEVLRDGASAQYGSDAIAGVINIILKNSVGKSTVNLFSGITSKGDGFNIGADFNTGIRVAKNGSLNLTLGYSSQNRTNRAGSITKDELFGVDNAWTQANPGLGMIIGQPETRVANMFVNFELPTSETGKFYAFGGTTYRNGTSFGLYRTPYWVTSDFGLLTPKGQPYNGFQPEFKTDVYDYNLTSGWKGMFGKWSFDGSATFGSNAVNYVVGNTINTSLGGNSPTSFKAGGHQFSNIIGNIDVNRNFGAIVLGAGVEVRNENYQATAGEEASYIGSGAESFPGLQSQNEVNKNRQNIGAYMNAEWDITKNLLLGGTVRYENFSDFGNNVSWKGNARYKLLDDKLVFRGSVSTGFRAPSLHQIYYSNVQTKITGNTVANQGTFNNDSQIVRSDLGVAKLNAEKAFNITAGFAVKPFKNLTITADYYRIKIKDRVLFSGDIGYKTGAPGNPDTTNPVEVILDNNKITSLKFFTNAVNTVTQGVDFVANYYTSAIGKGRLGIIAAFNYNETNIVDNIAVPPILAENGYSENFFDRKEQSRITSARPKTKTILSLSYDISRFNFNLNNTYFGSVTWQHATDPAKDQTFSGKVVTDIVLTYKITKDLKVSGVVNNLFNIYPDVIDSKGDVVTDLGGRFKYPWEVNQFGFNGTIFQLNVNYTF, from the coding sequence ATGAAAAATAAACTCTTTAAAAAAAAAATCTATGCATTAGTATTAAGCGGAGCTGGTACTATAGCATATGCTCAGGAAACTGTAAAAGAAAATAATATAGATGAAGTTGTGGTTACTACGGGTAGAACTAAGCCTAGAACTATAATTACTTCTGCAATTCCTATTGATAATATTTCGGCAGTACAGCTAAAATCTACAGGACAGGTTACTTTTGATAAAGCTTTGACGTATGCTGTACCCTCTTTTAATTCATCGCAGCAAACCGTTTCTGATGCAACGGCTCACTTTGATCCGGCAGACTTAAGAGGATTAGGCCCTTCCAGAACATTAGTTTTGGTTAATGGTAAAAGAAAAAATCAAAGCGCTTTAATTTATGTAAATGATACACCAGGAAAAGGTGAAGTAGGTACGGATCTGAAAAGCATTCCTTCAGCAGCTTTACAAAACGTAGAGGTATTGAGAGATGGTGCCTCAGCACAGTATGGTTCTGATGCTATTGCGGGAGTAATTAATATTATTCTTAAAAACAGCGTTGGGAAAAGCACTGTTAATCTTTTTTCTGGTATTACTTCAAAAGGAGATGGCTTTAATATCGGAGCAGATTTTAATACGGGAATCAGAGTTGCAAAAAATGGAAGTTTGAATCTTACATTGGGATATTCTTCCCAAAATAGAACGAACCGTGCAGGTTCTATTACAAAAGATGAGCTTTTTGGTGTGGATAATGCTTGGACTCAAGCTAATCCTGGTTTAGGAATGATTATAGGGCAGCCGGAGACAAGAGTTGCTAATATGTTTGTCAATTTTGAATTGCCAACAAGTGAAACAGGCAAATTTTATGCTTTTGGTGGTACAACTTACAGGAATGGAACTAGTTTTGGTTTGTATAGAACACCCTATTGGGTAACTTCAGATTTTGGTTTATTAACACCAAAAGGACAACCTTACAATGGATTTCAACCAGAATTTAAAACAGATGTTTATGATTATAATTTAACCTCCGGTTGGAAGGGTATGTTTGGAAAATGGAGTTTTGATGGTAGTGCAACCTTTGGCTCTAATGCCGTAAATTATGTTGTAGGAAACACCATTAATACCTCTTTGGGTGGAAATTCACCAACAAGTTTTAAAGCAGGTGGCCACCAGTTTAGTAATATTATAGGAAACATAGATGTCAACCGAAATTTTGGAGCAATTGTTTTAGGAGCTGGTGTTGAAGTACGTAATGAAAACTATCAGGCGACGGCAGGAGAGGAAGCGTCTTATATAGGAAGTGGGGCAGAATCATTTCCGGGACTGCAGTCTCAAAATGAAGTCAATAAAAATCGTCAGAATATTGGAGCTTATATGAATGCTGAATGGGATATTACAAAAAACTTGTTACTTGGAGGAACTGTGAGATATGAAAACTTTAGTGATTTTGGAAATAATGTTTCTTGGAAAGGAAATGCAAGGTATAAGTTGTTAGATGATAAATTAGTTTTCCGTGGGTCTGTTTCTACAGGGTTTCGAGCCCCTTCATTGCACCAAATTTATTATTCCAATGTTCAAACCAAAATTACAGGGAATACTGTAGCTAATCAGGGTACTTTTAATAATGACTCTCAAATTGTAAGATCTGACCTTGGTGTTGCAAAATTAAATGCAGAAAAGGCCTTTAATATTACTGCGGGATTTGCAGTAAAACCTTTTAAAAACCTTACTATTACAGCCGATTATTATAGAATAAAAATTAAAGACCGGGTACTTTTCTCAGGAGATATTGGTTATAAAACCGGTGCTCCTGGTAATCCGGATACAACAAACCCTGTGGAAGTAATATTAGACAATAATAAAATAACCTCCTTGAAGTTTTTCACCAATGCTGTAAATACAGTTACTCAGGGAGTTGATTTTGTAGCTAATTATTATACTTCTGCTATTGGCAAAGGAAGATTGGGAATTATTGCTGCTTTCAATTATAACGAAACTAATATAGTAGATAATATTGCCGTTCCACCTATTTTGGCTGAAAATGGTTACTCAGAAAACTTTTTTGATAGAAAGGAACAATCCAGAATTACATCTGCAAGGCCAAAAACAAAAACTATTCTTAGTCTTTCGTATGATATTTCAAGGTTTAACTTTAATCTTAATAATACTTACTTTGGTTCTGTTACATGGCAGCACGCAACTGATCCTGCCAAAGATCAGACATTTTCTGGTAAGGTAGTTACAGACATCGTTTTAACATATAAAATCACGAAAGACCTTAAAGTTTCCGGAGTCGTAAATAATTTATTTAATATTTATCCGGATGTAATAGATAGCAAAGGAGATGTAGTAACAGATCTTGGAGGAAGGTTCAAATATCCTTGGGAGGTGAATCAGTTTGGATTTAACGGAACAATTTTTCAGCTGAATGTTAATTATACTTTTTAA
- a CDS encoding thiamine diphosphokinase, with amino-acid sequence MKALLFINGDAPKSLPNPESYDLIACTDGAFHYLKRMGFPLDKLDFISGDFDSHCGSDENVYQEKFILTLDQDKTDFHKALEIILDRGSSEVDVFGGSGGEQDHFLGNLTVAFAFKDRMNIKFYDEFSEYYFIPNNFTLKGVKNKMISLYPFPSADHITTTGLNWPLTNGNLSITSRIGTRNFAVEDEVTVQYESGNLLFFVGINEIEYPKIY; translated from the coding sequence ATGAAGGCGTTACTTTTCATCAACGGAGATGCTCCGAAATCTTTACCCAATCCTGAAAGTTATGACTTGATAGCCTGTACAGACGGAGCTTTTCACTATCTGAAAAGAATGGGATTTCCTCTGGATAAACTGGATTTTATATCCGGTGACTTTGATTCTCATTGTGGATCGGATGAAAACGTGTACCAGGAAAAGTTTATTCTTACCTTGGATCAGGACAAAACAGATTTTCATAAAGCGTTGGAAATTATTTTAGATAGGGGAAGTTCAGAGGTAGATGTTTTCGGAGGAAGTGGGGGAGAACAAGATCATTTTCTTGGAAATCTTACCGTTGCTTTTGCATTTAAGGACCGTATGAACATTAAATTTTATGATGAATTTTCTGAATATTATTTTATTCCTAATAATTTTACATTGAAAGGAGTAAAGAATAAAATGATTTCTCTTTATCCTTTTCCATCAGCTGATCATATAACAACTACAGGGCTTAACTGGCCTTTAACAAATGGAAATCTAAGCATTACTTCAAGAATAGGGACCCGAAATTTTGCTGTTGAAGATGAGGTTACTGTTCAGTATGAATCAGGAAATTTATTATTTTTTGTAGGAATCAACGAAATAGAATATCCGAAAATATATTAA